The following coding sequences are from one Candidatus Bathyarchaeota archaeon window:
- a CDS encoding aldolase, whose product MIVTKSKYEVKLISIEEKDKLMEKYGERLLYEERADIYGCCIKLLTDIKYMKERWEESFYPMSAHVRSHGRLIVTNEENMEQQVLYDPLSKTAFLINIDYYGWVKSLALSVASDILEDNHGINSVHGACVDVDGRGVCLIAPSGTGKTTHTYGLLRIKGVRVVSDDWFFVRLMGELAVAFASEKNFYIQADMAEVWGEYQKLVEKAEFDSKGRAVVNVRWVVGKGKILPMTTLKKA is encoded by the coding sequence GTGATTGTCACGAAATCAAAATATGAAGTCAAACTAATCTCTATTGAAGAAAAAGATAAGCTTATGGAAAAATATGGTGAGCGCCTTCTTTATGAAGAGAGAGCTGACATTTACGGGTGTTGCATCAAGCTCTTAACTGACATAAAATACATGAAGGAACGTTGGGAAGAAAGCTTCTATCCAATGTCGGCGCATGTTCGCTCCCATGGAAGACTAATAGTAACAAACGAAGAAAATATGGAACAACAAGTGCTTTATGACCCGCTTTCTAAAACAGCCTTTTTAATCAACATAGACTATTATGGTTGGGTCAAGTCCCTAGCCTTAAGCGTTGCCAGCGATATCCTTGAAGATAATCATGGAATAAATTCTGTTCACGGTGCGTGTGTGGATGTAGATGGCAGAGGAGTTTGCCTAATTGCGCCTTCAGGGACTGGTAAAACCACGCATACTTATGGGCTTCTTAGAATTAAAGGAGTGCGCGTGGTTTCGGATGATTGGTTTTTTGTGCGCTTGATGGGGGAGCTAGCAGTTGCATTTGCCTCAGAAAAAAATTTCTACATTCAGGCGGATATGGCTGAAGTCTGGGGTGAATACCAAAAACTTGTGGAAAAGGCTGAATTCGATTCAAAAGGCAGAGCCGTCGTAAATGTTAGATGGGTTGTGGGCAAGGGAAAAATTTTACCCATGACAACTTTGAAAAAGGCGA
- a CDS encoding HAD-IC family P-type ATPase, whose product MEETNLSRENIWHALSVEEIFEKLKTSGHGLTLAEAEKRLREYGPNELEEEKRMTKLALLIHQLKNPLVGVLLAAALISLLVGKVIDAVVVAVVIAINTSIGFVQEYKAEAALHALKSLAAPEAEVLRNCPEKGACIEMRVKAREIVPGDIILLDAGDKVPADARIFEAINLEIDESMLTGESTPVRKTTEPLDADLPVADRRNMAFSGTIVTQGRGKAVVVATGMKTEMGKIASIIKETEKAATPIQKRTADLGKKLGLLAILASAIVLAISLLRGFEFFEGFLFVLAMAVSAIPEGLPVVITITLAIGVHRMAKRNAIIRNLQAVDTLGSATVICTDKTGTLTTNQMTVKKIFVNNKVVNVTGVGFTPEGSFEINGRVIDAKEDHALSLLLQVGALCNNARLREHKLNGESRWEIYGDPTEGSIIVAAAKAGIQKDEIDKKYPRVDEIPFDPEKRYMVTFHKTAEETLLVCMKGAPETVLEFCSSFMEKGQTKKLTKEKREEILKVNVEMAKEALRVLAAAYQTIEEDNLEAFKEGIKHKQVKLVFIGLFGMIDPPRPEAKQAVELCKKAGIKVIMATGDHKLTAEAIAKEIGILEPGFGVLTGAEMDHISDEELDAVIEKTSVFARVSPVHKYRIVESLRRKGHIVAMTGDGVNDAPALKAAEIGIAMGITGTDVTKETADMVLADDNFASIVNAVEEGRVVFENIRKVVKYLVSTNTGEIITITGALLFLPGVPLIFTPVQILWVNLVTDGLLDKFLAMEPKERDVMEQPPRKPTEKIINRDIALNIIYVGLFMAVGTLWIFNIAWLNGDLRKAQTLGFTTMAMFQVFNAINCRSRTTSVFKLGLTTNKYLLLGIATSIILQLLATFLHPLQIALGTVTLSLWEWATIFLISSSVFFADELRKFVRSKIKR is encoded by the coding sequence ATAGAGGAGACTAACTTGTCGCGAGAAAATATTTGGCATGCACTATCCGTCGAGGAAATATTTGAAAAATTGAAAACCAGTGGCCATGGATTAACGCTAGCTGAAGCGGAGAAGAGGTTAAGAGAGTATGGCCCAAACGAGCTTGAAGAAGAAAAAAGAATGACAAAACTGGCTTTGCTAATTCACCAGCTAAAGAATCCATTAGTTGGAGTGCTCCTTGCAGCCGCGTTAATTTCTTTGCTAGTTGGCAAAGTGATTGACGCTGTAGTTGTTGCTGTTGTAATAGCCATTAACACCTCAATCGGTTTTGTTCAGGAATATAAGGCTGAAGCTGCTCTTCATGCTTTAAAGTCCTTAGCAGCGCCGGAAGCTGAAGTTCTCCGAAACTGTCCAGAAAAAGGCGCCTGCATAGAAATGCGCGTTAAGGCAAGGGAAATTGTTCCCGGAGATATAATCCTCTTAGATGCTGGCGACAAGGTTCCGGCGGACGCGCGCATTTTCGAAGCAATAAACCTCGAAATAGACGAGTCTATGCTGACTGGCGAATCCACTCCCGTTAGGAAAACCACTGAGCCTTTGGATGCTGATTTGCCTGTTGCCGATAGGCGGAATATGGCTTTTTCAGGCACAATAGTTACGCAGGGGCGGGGAAAAGCTGTTGTTGTAGCAACTGGAATGAAAACTGAGATGGGAAAGATAGCTTCCATTATTAAAGAAACAGAAAAGGCTGCAACCCCCATTCAAAAGCGAACCGCCGATTTGGGTAAAAAACTTGGTTTACTCGCCATTTTGGCGAGCGCTATAGTGTTGGCAATAAGCCTCCTACGGGGTTTTGAATTTTTTGAGGGTTTTCTGTTTGTTTTAGCGATGGCTGTTTCAGCCATACCTGAGGGACTTCCAGTAGTCATTACTATTACTTTGGCGATTGGGGTGCATAGAATGGCTAAAAGAAACGCCATAATCAGAAACTTGCAAGCGGTTGACACTTTAGGCTCCGCCACCGTAATCTGCACTGACAAAACGGGCACCCTAACGACGAACCAGATGACCGTCAAAAAAATATTTGTTAATAACAAGGTGGTTAACGTTACAGGGGTTGGCTTTACTCCCGAAGGCAGCTTCGAAATAAACGGAAGAGTTATAGATGCAAAAGAGGACCACGCGCTTAGCCTACTACTTCAAGTGGGTGCCCTTTGCAATAATGCTAGGCTTAGAGAGCACAAGCTTAATGGTGAGAGCAGATGGGAAATTTACGGAGATCCAACTGAAGGCTCTATAATTGTTGCTGCGGCAAAGGCTGGCATTCAAAAAGATGAAATAGACAAGAAATATCCACGTGTTGATGAAATCCCATTCGACCCCGAAAAGAGGTATATGGTTACATTTCACAAAACTGCGGAAGAAACTTTACTAGTTTGCATGAAAGGAGCGCCAGAGACCGTTTTGGAATTTTGTTCAAGTTTTATGGAAAAGGGTCAAACAAAGAAGTTGACCAAGGAAAAAAGGGAGGAAATTCTCAAAGTTAATGTTGAGATGGCTAAAGAAGCGCTAAGGGTGCTGGCAGCAGCATACCAAACAATAGAGGAGGATAATCTAGAGGCGTTTAAGGAAGGAATCAAGCATAAACAAGTCAAGCTAGTTTTTATCGGCCTCTTCGGCATGATCGACCCCCCAAGGCCCGAGGCAAAACAAGCGGTGGAACTTTGTAAAAAAGCTGGGATAAAAGTTATCATGGCCACGGGAGACCATAAGCTTACTGCAGAAGCCATCGCAAAAGAAATCGGGATTCTGGAGCCAGGTTTCGGAGTTTTAACTGGAGCGGAGATGGATCACATAAGCGACGAAGAGTTAGATGCAGTAATAGAAAAAACTTCGGTTTTCGCCCGCGTATCTCCAGTCCATAAATACAGGATAGTTGAGTCCCTTAGGCGTAAAGGCCACATAGTAGCCATGACAGGCGACGGAGTAAATGATGCCCCAGCCTTGAAGGCGGCAGAAATAGGAATCGCCATGGGCATTACTGGCACTGATGTCACAAAAGAAACTGCGGACATGGTTTTGGCGGACGACAATTTCGCAAGCATCGTAAACGCTGTGGAGGAAGGACGGGTAGTTTTTGAGAACATCCGCAAAGTCGTAAAATACTTAGTTTCTACAAACACTGGCGAAATAATCACAATTACTGGAGCTTTGCTTTTCCTACCAGGTGTTCCGTTAATTTTTACTCCGGTTCAGATATTATGGGTGAACTTGGTAACTGATGGTTTACTTGACAAATTTCTGGCAATGGAGCCTAAAGAGCGAGACGTTATGGAACAGCCACCGAGAAAACCCACCGAAAAAATAATCAACCGCGATATAGCGCTAAATATAATATATGTAGGCTTGTTCATGGCTGTTGGAACCTTATGGATTTTTAACATTGCATGGCTTAATGGAGACCTTAGAAAAGCTCAGACGTTAGGTTTCACCACTATGGCGATGTTTCAAGTTTTCAACGCAATAAACTGCAGATCAAGAACCACATCAGTCTTTAAGCTTGGCTTGACCACAAACAAGTATTTGCTACTGGGTATTGCCACATCAATCATACTACAATTGCTGGCAACTTTTCTACACCCTCTACAGATTGCCTTAGGCACGGTTACCCTTTCACTTTGGGAATGGGCAACAATCTTCCTTATATCCAGTTCGGTGTTTTTTGCAGACGAGCTAAGAAAATTTGTTAGAAGTAAAATAAAGAGGTGA
- a CDS encoding site-2 protease family protein, with protein MSLNIGKLLGVPVKLHFTLILGVLLIAWTLAVGYLPLEYPGLSSTTYWLIGVVSAVTLFASVLLHELAHSYVAKKNGLPVRRIVLFIFGGVSEIEGEPKEARLEFKVALVGPLTSFVIALILWFLQYPASAFGVLAVAPLEYGAYINLLLGGFNLLPAFPLDGGRILRAGIWRWKKNLLQATRIATRIGVFFSYVLVFWGLFFIIGGVFIGGLWFVLIGWFLKNGAESSYRQTIVSEALADVLVRDIMTREVHTVDPDTSITEIVETHFTKYKHGGFPVVKDSELLGIITLEDIKKIPKEKWQETKVSDAMTPCEKLKCASPEETAVDALMKMSKYNVGRLPVQEDGKLVGIITRSDIIHAIQIKTELGGEK; from the coding sequence TTGTCCTTAAATATTGGTAAACTTTTAGGCGTTCCGGTTAAACTCCACTTTACGCTAATTCTCGGTGTTTTGCTTATTGCCTGGACTCTTGCTGTAGGTTATTTACCCTTGGAATATCCTGGGTTGTCTTCAACAACCTATTGGCTGATTGGTGTAGTAAGCGCTGTCACGCTTTTTGCCTCTGTTTTACTTCATGAATTGGCGCATTCATATGTAGCCAAGAAAAATGGTTTACCCGTAAGGCGAATCGTTCTCTTTATTTTTGGCGGTGTATCAGAAATTGAAGGAGAACCGAAAGAAGCCCGCCTCGAATTCAAAGTGGCCCTAGTTGGACCATTGACCAGTTTTGTGATTGCATTAATCTTATGGTTTTTGCAATATCCAGCGAGCGCCTTTGGAGTTTTAGCTGTGGCACCCCTAGAATATGGAGCCTACATTAACCTGTTATTAGGCGGATTCAACTTGCTTCCTGCTTTCCCGCTTGACGGTGGACGAATCCTAAGAGCGGGGATTTGGCGCTGGAAAAAGAACTTGCTACAAGCGACTAGAATCGCCACAAGAATTGGGGTTTTCTTTTCTTATGTGCTTGTTTTCTGGGGATTATTTTTCATAATCGGAGGAGTTTTCATTGGAGGATTATGGTTTGTTCTGATCGGATGGTTCCTGAAAAATGGAGCGGAATCAAGCTACAGGCAAACCATCGTAAGCGAAGCCTTGGCAGACGTTTTAGTCCGCGACATAATGACCCGAGAGGTCCACACCGTTGACCCAGACACCTCAATCACAGAAATCGTGGAAACTCACTTTACAAAATATAAACATGGAGGATTTCCTGTGGTAAAAGACTCTGAACTGCTTGGGATTATCACACTTGAAGACATAAAGAAGATTCCTAAAGAAAAGTGGCAGGAAACTAAAGTAAGCGATGCAATGACACCTTGTGAGAAGCTTAAGTGCGCAAGCCCTGAGGAAACAGCCGTAGACGCCTTAATGAAAATGTCAAAATATAATGTAGGCCGCCTTCCGGTCCAAGAGGATGGAAAACTTGTTGGAATAATCACCCGAAGTGATATTATACACGCCATTCAAATTAAAACGGAGTTAGGAGGTGAAAAATAA
- a CDS encoding MarR family transcriptional regulator, translated as MTSEEMIVSGEEALKVADVLTESSFRILQLISEERLDVSTIAKRLNLSEAYVSEQIHRLEELKLVKVSYEPGRRGIRKICELAVKRIVMVIKP; from the coding sequence TTGACGTCGGAAGAGATGATAGTTTCAGGAGAGGAGGCTTTAAAGGTAGCTGATGTCCTTACCGAGTCAAGTTTCCGAATTCTTCAGCTGATTTCTGAGGAGCGTCTTGATGTTTCGACGATTGCTAAAAGGTTGAATTTGAGTGAAGCCTACGTAAGTGAACAAATTCATCGTTTAGAGGAGTTAAAGCTGGTGAAGGTTAGTTACGAGCCAGGTAGAAGAGGAATCCGGAAGATCTGCGAGTTAGCCGTTAAAAGGATAGTTATGGTTATCAAGCCGTAG
- a CDS encoding tyrosine-type recombinase/integrase, whose protein sequence is MTADIYDVDKRLEAARARLSSLEQGGLLLRFLDHLESLGLSRSRVLKYANHLSKMFRHVAFDPSAATKQDIECVVAWINRQPYREWTKHGLKTALRKLVQYAKYGSCDEKTPLPPEVAWIPMKVDERDSRVKPEILLTSEDVKAMINAAENERDKALISVLFEAALRPGELLTMKVGSVEFKDNYCLISVCGKTGVKRIPLVVSHRLLLDWLMKHPSRNDPNAPLWISLSNNSKSEAMSYYYFRKLVKRLAEKAGLRREVWPYLFRHSSLTALAKILTESKLELYAGWVHGSKMARRYVHFSARDLEETVLEIHGLKEAKQSDGIMRPVECPRCKQMNAPDNVRCEFCGYILDRSLAMKIEEEQHMRNEDVIKMLEEAFKRLDRLENIVRSILSKA, encoded by the coding sequence GTGACCGCGGACATTTATGATGTTGATAAGAGGCTTGAGGCTGCAAGGGCTAGGCTCAGCAGCTTAGAGCAGGGTGGCTTGCTGCTAAGGTTCTTGGATCACTTAGAGAGCTTAGGATTGTCAAGGTCTAGAGTTTTAAAGTATGCAAATCACCTGTCCAAGATGTTTAGGCATGTGGCGTTTGACCCCTCAGCTGCTACTAAGCAGGATATTGAATGCGTGGTTGCATGGATTAACAGGCAGCCATATAGGGAGTGGACTAAGCATGGCCTTAAAACAGCTCTAAGGAAGCTGGTTCAGTATGCTAAATATGGCAGCTGCGATGAGAAGACTCCGCTCCCACCGGAGGTTGCTTGGATACCTATGAAGGTTGACGAGAGAGATAGCAGAGTTAAGCCGGAGATCTTGCTAACATCAGAGGATGTTAAGGCTATGATCAACGCCGCAGAGAATGAGCGTGACAAAGCCTTAATATCAGTTCTGTTTGAGGCGGCATTAAGGCCAGGCGAGCTGTTGACGATGAAAGTTGGAAGTGTTGAGTTTAAGGATAACTACTGTCTGATCTCTGTATGCGGAAAGACTGGTGTAAAGAGGATTCCGTTGGTTGTGAGCCATAGGCTTCTATTAGACTGGCTTATGAAACATCCCAGCAGAAATGATCCGAATGCACCTCTATGGATATCGCTTAGTAATAATTCCAAGAGCGAGGCAATGAGCTACTATTATTTTAGGAAGCTTGTTAAGAGGCTTGCTGAGAAAGCTGGGCTTAGAAGGGAGGTTTGGCCGTATCTATTTAGACATTCATCTCTAACGGCTCTAGCGAAAATTTTGACAGAGAGCAAGCTTGAGCTTTATGCTGGTTGGGTTCATGGGTCGAAAATGGCTAGGCGCTATGTGCACTTTTCCGCTAGGGATCTCGAAGAAACTGTCCTAGAGATTCATGGATTGAAGGAGGCTAAGCAGTCTGACGGAATAATGAGACCTGTGGAGTGTCCTAGATGCAAGCAAATGAATGCACCGGATAATGTTAGATGCGAGTTCTGCGGTTACATATTGGACAGAAGCTTGGCGATGAAAATTGAAGAAGAGCAACATATGAGGAATGAGGATGTTATTAAGATGCTTGAGGAGGCATTTAAGCGTCTCGACAGGCTTGAGAATATTGTTCGATCTATCCTTTCAAAAGCCTAA
- a CDS encoding MarC family protein translates to MEFIFDLVKAVITLFIIIDPLGNIPIFISLTKGLAKEDRQRAFRNAVSTGFILLIFFALIGERIFVFFGISLHSFMIAGGILLLIISIRILVRGEWEKNSTAPERVGVVPIGFPLLVGPGAITTTILTLQTSGVMITIIAVLLVFVVVHIILGLIDCIYSFLGASGSLVISGLMALLTAAIGIQYILDGIFWYFGTL, encoded by the coding sequence ATGGAGTTTATCTTTGACTTGGTTAAGGCGGTTATAACTTTATTCATCATTATCGACCCGCTAGGGAACATTCCAATTTTTATTAGTTTAACGAAGGGGCTGGCGAAAGAGGATAGGCAGAGGGCTTTTCGCAATGCAGTATCCACCGGTTTTATTCTCTTAATATTTTTTGCGCTCATCGGGGAGCGCATATTCGTCTTTTTTGGAATATCGCTTCATAGTTTCATGATTGCGGGGGGCATATTGCTTTTAATAATTTCGATAAGGATACTTGTTCGCGGAGAATGGGAAAAGAATTCAACAGCACCTGAACGCGTGGGTGTCGTCCCCATTGGTTTTCCCCTTCTTGTGGGTCCGGGAGCCATAACCACCACAATCCTAACCCTCCAAACATCTGGTGTGATGATTACAATTATAGCGGTTTTATTAGTGTTTGTAGTGGTGCATATCATTCTTGGACTTATTGACTGCATATACAGTTTTTTGGGAGCCTCCGGCTCCCTGGTCATATCGGGGCTAATGGCACTATTAACAGCAGCCATAGGCATCCAGTATATTCTAGACGGCATTTTCTGGTATTTTGGGACTCTATGA
- a CDS encoding MoaD family protein, whose protein sequence is MKVKVEYIGHVREIIHSGREEELEISEGASLGDLLLMLAEKYGEPFRKAVYEPGGSDVKQSFIITVNGYLLNQLDDGVKTKLKHGDHVILMSIVSGG, encoded by the coding sequence TTGAAGGTTAAAGTTGAATACATCGGCCATGTTAGAGAGATAATCCACAGCGGTAGAGAAGAAGAGCTCGAAATTAGCGAAGGCGCTTCTCTTGGTGATTTACTTCTTATGCTGGCGGAAAAATATGGGGAACCCTTTAGAAAAGCCGTTTACGAACCCGGTGGCTCTGACGTTAAGCAAAGTTTCATAATCACGGTGAATGGATACCTGTTAAACCAGCTGGATGATGGGGTTAAAACTAAACTCAAGCACGGAGACCATGTCATTTTAATGTCTATTGTAAGCGGCGGTTGA
- a CDS encoding aminopeptidase P family protein, with the protein MDRTVLLKSRAFKEKGFDGFLITHDANMLYFAGFPGASCLLFSKDKKDVLYVYGVNYEQAKAEGKGFHVELVKRDENLMAKVAAQVKDNAIKKLAFDTLTIENYRILARGLRGKAKLKPQGKLIWELREVKDAEELELMRKAAELTCAGMKAAYEAIRPGVREYEVAAEIEYAMRRKGSWGTAFDTIVASGERSAFPHGGCTDRIIQEGDIVVVDIGASYRYYRSDMTRTFVAGKPSEKQKKIYEIVKTAQQMAVQNVKAGAKARDIDSTARIIIEKAGYGEKFVHGLGHGIGLEVHEPPTLNPESKDKLKVGNVVTIEPAVYIAGFGGIRIEDTVLVNEYGAEKLTDGLYTIEASLKR; encoded by the coding sequence TTGGATAGAACAGTCCTTCTTAAAAGTAGGGCCTTTAAAGAAAAAGGGTTCGACGGTTTTTTGATAACACATGACGCTAACATGCTTTATTTCGCTGGTTTCCCCGGTGCTTCTTGTCTCCTTTTTTCAAAAGACAAAAAAGATGTATTGTATGTTTATGGCGTCAATTATGAGCAAGCAAAAGCCGAAGGAAAAGGATTCCATGTGGAACTTGTAAAGCGTGATGAAAATTTAATGGCTAAGGTAGCGGCTCAAGTGAAAGACAATGCCATCAAAAAATTAGCCTTTGACACTCTAACCATTGAGAACTACAGAATCCTAGCAAGAGGCTTAAGGGGTAAAGCAAAACTTAAACCGCAAGGCAAGCTGATCTGGGAACTTCGCGAGGTAAAAGACGCTGAAGAGCTTGAGCTAATGCGTAAAGCCGCAGAATTAACATGTGCAGGAATGAAAGCAGCATATGAAGCCATAAGGCCAGGCGTACGGGAGTACGAAGTTGCAGCCGAAATAGAATACGCCATGCGAAGGAAAGGCTCCTGGGGAACAGCTTTTGATACAATAGTGGCATCTGGGGAGCGCTCCGCCTTTCCTCATGGAGGTTGCACAGATAGAATAATCCAAGAGGGCGACATAGTTGTTGTTGACATAGGCGCCTCTTACCGATATTACCGTTCAGACATGACTCGAACCTTTGTTGCTGGAAAACCATCAGAAAAACAGAAAAAAATTTACGAAATTGTAAAGACAGCGCAACAAATGGCTGTTCAAAACGTTAAAGCAGGAGCAAAAGCGAGAGACATAGATTCGACAGCGAGAATAATCATTGAAAAAGCCGGATACGGCGAAAAATTTGTCCATGGTCTCGGACACGGCATAGGCTTAGAAGTCCATGAACCGCCAACCCTAAATCCAGAAAGCAAAGACAAGCTAAAAGTCGGTAACGTTGTAACCATAGAGCCCGCAGTATACATCGCTGGATTTGGAGGGATCCGCATAGAAGACACTGTACTAGTGAACGAATATGGCGCAGAAAAACTCACGGATGGCCTTTACACAATTGAAGCCAGCCTAAAACGTTAA
- a CDS encoding branched-chain amino acid ABC transporter permease has translation MSSVKQSLMSINRNRNVLLCLLIIIVVLFLVPFIGLGEYLTTFLILFLTFLTMAELWNFLAGYCGLFSLGQGAYVGLAGYMLGVLTDFGWQVHLAIITAGIVSAIFAAVVSKPLFRIKGVYFSIGTLALTEMLRIFFTSWRPPWASPVTWGGAGIPIKAATYISRMEIYYLALIIALLAIFSIKIILNSKLGLNIIAICDDEDAALSCGIPTYRYKLYSFVICCFFTGLAGATFYLYQGYIEPQSGFGIAWTLIPLMATIIGGLRSIEGPVVGAIIVTILYLQLVRFMGLSLIVQGIIVLIIVFVAPRGLKGIFKTIAEHTAKSK, from the coding sequence TTGAGCAGTGTGAAGCAGTCTCTTATGAGTATTAATAGGAATAGGAATGTGTTGTTATGTCTCTTAATTATCATTGTTGTGTTATTTCTGGTTCCATTTATTGGTTTGGGGGAATACTTAACAACATTTCTAATACTTTTCCTAACCTTTTTGACTATGGCAGAGTTATGGAATTTTTTGGCCGGATACTGTGGCTTATTTTCATTAGGCCAAGGAGCTTATGTAGGTTTAGCAGGCTACATGCTGGGTGTTCTCACGGACTTCGGTTGGCAAGTCCATTTAGCAATTATAACTGCTGGTATAGTTTCAGCCATATTTGCTGCGGTTGTATCTAAACCCCTTTTTAGGATAAAGGGTGTGTATTTCTCTATAGGAACACTTGCCTTAACCGAGATGCTCAGAATATTTTTTACTTCCTGGAGACCTCCATGGGCTTCACCTGTAACTTGGGGAGGGGCGGGTATCCCTATAAAAGCTGCAACGTATATTTCAAGAATGGAGATTTATTACCTTGCACTAATAATAGCTTTGTTAGCAATTTTTTCTATAAAGATTATTCTCAATTCAAAGCTTGGATTGAACATTATAGCTATTTGTGATGACGAGGACGCTGCGCTAAGCTGTGGAATACCAACGTACAGGTACAAGTTATATTCTTTTGTAATTTGTTGCTTTTTTACGGGTTTAGCTGGTGCTACCTTTTATTTATACCAAGGTTACATCGAACCACAAAGTGGCTTCGGAATCGCTTGGACATTAATCCCGTTAATGGCTACCATTATAGGGGGATTACGAAGCATTGAAGGACCTGTTGTTGGAGCGATAATTGTAACTATACTCTACCTGCAACTTGTGAGGTTCATGGGGTTATCCCTAATTGTGCAAGGAATCATAGTTCTCATAATAGTGTTCGTAGCCCCAAGAGGCTTAAAGGGCATCTTTAAAACCATTGCAGAGCATACCGCCAAATCTAAATGA
- a CDS encoding branched-chain amino acid ABC transporter permease gives MITKLIESLIYGALLGGTYAVIGIGMSLILGVMDVMNIAHGEFVLLGSYLAYYLLTSFGIDPLVSIIILAPIFVSLGYLLQRFGLSRPLKYSIEMFVITTLGISTILENVYLLIWSPMQRALVTNYSLWSYRLGWMSMPFVFIFNFFISIVVLLSLREFLRRTYLGMAVRASSEDWKMAQLMGINTDNIRALAFGLAFLTAGIAGILVGLTYPFSPPTGKSYMVIAFGVVVLGGLGSMVGTFVGGIIIGLVQVLTATFFNPAWQLFASYLVIFILLALRPKGVLGR, from the coding sequence ATGATTACAAAACTGATCGAATCCTTAATCTATGGTGCTTTGCTAGGGGGCACCTATGCAGTTATAGGTATCGGTATGTCGCTTATTTTGGGCGTTATGGATGTTATGAATATTGCTCATGGAGAATTTGTTCTTCTAGGCAGCTATCTTGCTTATTATCTGCTTACATCATTTGGTATAGACCCACTAGTCAGCATAATCATTTTGGCACCCATCTTTGTATCGTTAGGATATTTACTTCAGAGGTTCGGCCTTAGCAGGCCTCTAAAATATTCTATAGAAATGTTTGTGATAACAACTTTAGGCATATCAACGATTCTTGAAAACGTATACCTCCTGATATGGTCACCTATGCAACGGGCTCTTGTAACTAATTATTCCTTATGGTCATATCGGCTAGGATGGATGAGCATGCCTTTTGTGTTTATTTTTAATTTTTTCATTTCCATTGTTGTGCTACTCTCTTTAAGGGAATTTTTAAGAAGAACCTACCTTGGTATGGCCGTTAGGGCTTCATCTGAAGATTGGAAAATGGCTCAACTGATGGGAATAAACACCGATAATATCCGTGCGCTTGCTTTTGGTCTAGCCTTTTTGACTGCTGGAATCGCCGGGATTCTAGTCGGACTTACTTATCCATTTTCTCCTCCTACTGGTAAAAGTTACATGGTTATAGCCTTTGGTGTAGTGGTGCTAGGTGGTCTCGGTAGTATGGTGGGCACATTTGTAGGCGGTATAATAATTGGTTTAGTTCAAGTTCTCACAGCAACTTTCTTCAATCCGGCATGGCAGCTGTTTGCTAGCTACTTAGTTATTTTCATTCTATTAGCGTTAAGACCTAAAGGGGTGCTTGGACGTTGA